The DNA region GATTCTTGAGGATCTTTTTCCTCAATACGAAGGTTTTCCTTTTGTGGCGGTACTACGGGCCGTACACGTTTCACCTGTGTGGGAGAACCTTTTATTCCAATCCGTGCAGTATCAATATCCAAATCCGCCGCTGTAATGATATGAAGTTCAGCATCTCCCTTGCCCAAAATTCCTTTTATCGAGGAATACCGCGGTTTGTTAAGTTCTGGCAAAACGGTTACTACCGCAGGAAGTTTTAATTCAACAACTTCAGCACTGCTTCCATTTTGCCTGGTAACAATAAGACCGCCTTCTTTTTCAAAAGAAATAAATGAAGCACCACTCACATCGGCAATCCCGAGTGTTGCTGCTATTTCAGGCCCTATCTGCGCTGTATTACTGTCAATAGATTCTATTCCGCAGAAAATCAAGTCAGGCATCCCTATTTTAGAAATGGCTGCAGCAAGGGTATAGCTGGTTGCCAAAGTATCCGCTCCGCCAAAGGCCCGATCTGTTACCAGATAAATATCATCAGCCCCCATAGCAACCGCGTCCCGAAGAACGGCTTCCGCCTGCGGCGGTCCCATGGTAATCACCGTAACCGTTCCACCTATCCGATCTCGAAGAGATAAGGCTGCTTCCAACGCATTCAAATCAACAGGATTCATAATGCTATTGGCATTATTACGTTTAAGGCGCCCCGTTTCCGGATCCACTTCCATTTTGGAAGTGTCTACTACCTGTTTAATACAAACGAGAAACTTCATGACATCCCCCTTTATCTATTAAACCATATGATT from Dialister invisus DSM 15470 includes:
- a CDS encoding electron transfer flavoprotein subunit beta/FixA family protein, with product MKFLVCIKQVVDTSKMEVDPETGRLKRNNANSIMNPVDLNALEAALSLRDRIGGTVTVITMGPPQAEAVLRDAVAMGADDIYLVTDRAFGGADTLATSYTLAAAISKIGMPDLIFCGIESIDSNTAQIGPEIAATLGIADVSGASFISFEKEGGLIVTRQNGSSAEVVELKLPAVVTVLPELNKPRYSSIKGILGKGDAELHIITAADLDIDTARIGIKGSPTQVKRVRPVVPPQKENLRIEEKDPQESVDILIEALRKISVI